The genomic DNA tttttcaaaagcatctccaatattgatcctagtttgagcacgttgaGCACGCAACAACATAACTTAGGGTCCGATTATATTCTCCAACTGGTCCCGTTTTATTGGGAATGATTAGTTTCTCGTCTGGCTTGGAGACATTTCCAAAAGGGTCTAAAGGAACTGAACTGGTCCGGCTTTTATATCTGCACTTGATCAATacttccatgtttgtttttgtgtttaaatctgAGGATTCTTTGCACTGATCCGTgttttaaacagtttgttttgagtGTTTCGAGGCTCTGCAGCCAGCTTTGTACACAGTGAGACTCTCTACCTTGTAGCACAGCAGCCACAGCTCAAACAGACCAACAGAAGAGAGGGGGGCAATGACAATGGCTCGTCCTCGACAGCATCTGCCCTCACATTACCCCCGCAGGATAAATGggtgtccttgtttttttttttttttcactgctgtTTACAGCCCACAGAAacgctctttctctcttcactcccCGTCTTTGTCATcgtcactcactctctcccttcAGCGTCTGACTCATAGCTTCCCTTCCTCTCGGGGGCCTCCCGAGTGTGGAACCGCTGGAGGTTTAAATGCAGGTCATGTAGAAGAGTTGGAAAACTCgacttcctctttctgtttaaaGTCAAAGAAGTTTCACGAGGCGACTTTCACAGAATGTTCTGCGAGCACACTTAAAGTTTCCTGGTTGACTTCCTGATTGAACCGTTTATCTGACCGGGTTTCTCTCTGGGTTAAAGACCCGGCTCCTGCTCTTTGCCAGTTATAATAATGAGGGACATTAGCAGGCTTTATTTCTCGACATCTGCAAGATTCATGTAGGGAAGTGTTCAGACTTTTACCATGGTAACCTCattgtgacaaaaaaacaggggcggcagtagctcagtctgtagggacttgggttgggaatcggagggtcgctcCGGCAGGGTTCAAgtcacggaccaagtccggaaaatggtctggtagctggagaggtgccagtccacttcctgagcactgcccttgagcaaggcacccaattaattaattattaaaagaagtgaacaaactttaaaggtcacatattctgcaaaatcctcCTCAATACGTCTGTTTCAGAAGTCAGGTGCGTCAGACAAGAATTAGTCCTTCAACAACATTTCTGTATCAAACTTTTGACAGTGTATTTGTGAAATGTAGACAGCATGCAGGTATTTGCTTggcatttttataaaataaaaacaagaaataatgcAATAACTTCTTTTCGCCGTGGTGTTGAAgcattgtttgaatgttttgatatttgaaCTTCTGGCAAATATATATATCTGGTTGTGTCAACCACTTCTGTATTTCAACAGTGCATTGCACAACTTCCAGATAACCTTGTTGTTGTCCTCACAGGTGAATCTTTCCCACACAGtaacctcttcttctttttcttttttttttactcaacaatatttttagtttttttatacAGATTAATACAGTACAGTGAGCTCTTGAAATGAGCAAACGATACAAAAGGATCAGCAACCTCCTCCATCACTCCCTCAAATCCTTGTCTACTGCCGGAAGTTTCGATCacagtttttaaacataaaattcTGGAGTTAAAGGACAAGCAAGTGCTGGAATTTGGGTTTCATAGaccctgaaataaaaataatgacatgtggggaaaaaaagaaggaaataaattaaaataacataCTGTGCGTTGGGAAAAATACAGAAGTAGACAAGTAGCAGAAAAGTGCAAAAGTATGGAAGAAAGGCAATAAGGATTCAAATTGTATGATATTAATATATCACAGATGTATATTAAAAAAGActagtggaggagaggagagtgtttctttaaattgatGAGAGTTTCTGAATGTGATCCAGGAAAGGTTCCCAcacctttttgattttttttcgtTACAGCCATTGACCGAGTAGTGAATCTTCTCGAGGTCTAAACAGGACAGAAGGTCCTTCAGACGCTGACTGTGGGTGGGCGGGGCAGCATCCCTCCACCTCAGGCATTTAATAGGTGTAGGGAGCGCATCCTCTCCAGGAAAGGCTTTTTGATTCAGGTCTGAAACGGCCTGAAATCGTCCAGTACGCTCGGGTTCAAGACCCTCAGAAATGTGATTGAGTTTGGCACCAATCGTGGGAGAACCAATAGATCCTCTGCACAGTGTGGTTCCATGCAAACATACTattgacaaagagagaaaggaaaactaTATGTAGAAAATATCTGTGTGTGACATGTGTGTCATCATGAGTTGCTGATTACCTCGGCTCCATGATGTTTGCTTGATAGGCTCATCGACCTGTGGATTCTGTTCGATGTGGTTATGAAGACATTTTGACTTCAGGTCTGAAATAACGGTGCTTGAAGATGGAATTGGTTTCCTTTGTTACAGAGGCAGGTTAATGATGTGTGACCTCCTTTAAAGCATAATGCCGTGTGTCCAATAATAACCTCTCCTGTGCCTTAACTCGCCCGTCGGCTGAAGTCTTAATCCCGCCTTTTGTGGAGAACACAGGCCGCACATTATTCATGATCCACTTCTTCTTCCTGGTGGTGTTTTTGTGGGGCTGCAGGTTTACTCTGATTCCCTCCTGGCAGTAAACAGCAGATCCTTGTAAGCTGAGAGAGAGGACAGCTCTCCTAATGAATTAATCATTGAGCTTATCTAAAGCCGCGGCTGTTTCTGTAACCAAATCGGCATTCAAAATGACCAACTCCAGCTGAGCTTTAGAGAAACGACCCGGGTATGAAAATCACTTtctcctgtgtgtctgcagcattttcttaaagaacacAGCGTCGTATTTCGAGGCTCTTTTCGCTGGAATTAAAGCTGCAGAAGATTGTGATTTGCATAGATCAAACTTTTGATAtaacttaaagtctttctatgtgatttttcacactcaatcaagtttatcctctgaaaataactctgagattcatgactgtctacaatgggtgtaacacccgagtcccactgtctgtgatgctttcagagttttcagagtcctatcttcactttgtttacatcgcccggacggccggctgactcctcccctcgagtataaaagttgtttaattgagggactagagaaaagaagaataacatactgtactcactgcttaactgtgtttctagatcacgctcatttcaggtaaatttacatgcagtgtgaagatacgagcataataaagatcgctagcattagcatgctaacacaacaatgcactgcgagtagttttggtttcatgctggtgctcaagggcgacaaagataaagaataaaaagtttcaGGGCGCCGGTGGTCTAGTGGTTTGTGCAcccgccccatgtacggaggcatAGTcctccaacctgtggctcctttcccgcatgtcattcctctctctctctcacctctattTCCGGCTCTTTCCAaagtcctatctctaaaaattAAGGCATAAACCCCCCAAATATGTTACCTGAGCCTCTTCTCTTACCACTtagtgtcttttaaaaaaatgtttttcaatgagtagagagcgagTGCAGCAACAGGTGGCTGCCTGGAGAAAAATCGGAGCGATATTATTATTCCCCGTAgcggatcgtgtcttgtactgCACATCCTCGTCGCTCCGGgtctgatcaggaaataaacGATATCAAACGATCGGCCGTTGTCATGGAGCTTCATGCGAGCGCCCCTAAGCACACGATTTATTCTTTATCTTAAATTGAATATATAATGAGATTGATTTCATGCTCCTACAGTCCTCTTTTGATTTCTTGCTTCCTGGAGGATGTAGGCACTGAAACATCATTCACTATAAAGCAGAGACAGCTGGTTCTTCCTCCTGTCTTAttttcagtgtctctctctctctctctcgccccgcTCTGTCTCGCTTTGATTGCTAGGTTTGGAGCCTCCAGCCTGTATTTATGCCGCTCTCGCTCTCCGGAGACTTTGCTCTCAGTGCCGTCATCTGTCAGCTGATGGGGGGAGCTGGTTGGCCGTTATCCTCTGCGTTGGGCAGCGAGCCCTCTCTTAACAGCGTCGACATGTCAGCAGccccctctgtcctctctctctctctctctctttctctctatctctctctctatctctcactctctttctctctctcgctctctctctctctcactctctctctctctctttctctctctttctctctctctctctctctctctctctttctctctctctctctctctctctctctttctctctctctctctctctctttctctctctctctcactctctctctttctctctctctctctctctctctctctctctctctccctctctctctctctttctctctctctctctctctctctctctctctctctctctctgggttaTTAGTGTGCAGATCACTGGGGAGTCCGGCCCAGGCTGCTCCGGACTCTGCTGGTTAATTAGCCTCGTCTCCAGCTCTGTGGAGAGAAACCGAGCGTGCAACAACACCTACACTATGTCTGCTTTGTGTTCCAGGGAGTTAGTGAGGTCTGAAGTTTGTTCCAGTGAAGTCCACCCACAGACAAACCATAAACTGTTGTTAGACCAAAGTTACCTCTTACACTGTGTGGATGTTTGTTGGACAAAGTTGTGGTTAAGTTTTACTTTCAATATAATTTTAATGTGGCTAAATAAGTTGATATGAATTGTTGTTAAACTCTCAAACATGAGGATTTAAACTTCCTTTACtcaaaggtccaatcagtgagatgtgtagagagtgagatgataaaggtatcttactatatgatcattaaggaaacatgttgaagtgctggcttctctgacaacaatgcagcagccagtatgtcctccttctaactttagattctgctcctgaatgctctggatttgtttggaccagagaaggtagacggttttaagacacccccacacggccgttttggacgcccctctgtttgccagatatgagagcagttatcaggtcaacaggtgttgcagtgatggaagcgggcaagagaagtggttcagatagaagtgattgtacccgacctaaaaagcctctgcatgtttctaataagctccacgagcagaaacgtgctcaaactaggatcaatattggagatgcttttgaaaaatggagagaggttagaacacagaaaggtttacagaaataaaagcatttaCCTTTTGACATTTCTACTcgtttttaaaattgtattggATTTATTGTCAGTTGATTTTTTTGAAAGACAATACTTCAGTGGGGTTTGTGTTGAATCCTCGTCACAGAGATGCTGCAGCCTGCCTGTGCACCTCCCTATATTTGTTAAAGACACAACCTAGCTCAGTGGATCAGTGGTTCATCTTGCAGCCTTTTAGCAGAAAAGTCAAATCAGTTGCCGGCTTGATGATAAactgcagaaaatgttttgaaggaGAATTCACTGAGGTGGAAAATATCCGAGTGGATCTGAAGAGAGCGAGCTCATCTTCATGTCTTCAAtattcagtttgttgtcacGCATGTGAGCTTCTCTCTGAGGTCACAGCCCGAACCCTACCCTCAAGGTTGGCCGCGCAGAGCCAGCACTCGTCTATCTCTCACAccactgacctttgacctgctcTGTGTAGCTGTGAGAGAAACCTAAAGCGCTAAGCTCTCTCTGCTCATGAGGAGAGAAACCTCCCGGTGTTTGCTCTTTGGTCTCATAACTGGACTTTTTATGGGAGATTTCAGATGCGGATTAAAGCGTCTTATCCTCATTTCTCCTCTTAATTAAATAGTGCATTAGATAAAATGTAAGAGTGGGGTGATCTCAAGCACATCAGCCCTATTAACACATGAACCAAACTCCAGAGTTTTTTGGACACAAACTTTtaaatttttcactctgtttttatCTTGGATTTTTTTCCGACCAGACactttaaaatgtccaaaagaACAGGAAATATTCTGAAAAAATTGACCGGGGTCCAATGgatgcagaagtgtaaaatcctgcagttcctggagtgtccactagaggctggctgcagaagtacaggaagtcacatacacacccattctaaaaagcctgtttttacagcagagattaacatgtttacagtctggttcaaaaaccaaataggtgtgattagctcatgtttcCATCGGCACATCATCTCTCAGGCTGGTCAACTAATAAAGAAATGGTTGCATCTCTTATTGCACTGGAAGCTAATAAATGGACTGAAAGAGGAATTTATTCTTTCTTCATCATAGAGTTTCTTCAAATTATTCTGAGAAGTTTCATTATATCTGTTTGAAATATtagtgacagtgtttttgaaaaagTCAGAAATATATTTGATCTTGTTCTGAACTGAGAACAAGCCGAGGATTATGAACCCatgctttgttgttttgatgaaaTGTTCACTCTGCAGCAACTGAACATCAAAAGCTCGAGCTGATAAACTCgacatatcaatcaatcaatttttatttgtatagcgtcaactcataacaagtgttatctcgagacactttacaagaagcaggtaaaataccttactctttgttatgttacataaagcaggtaaaagaccttactcattgttatgttacataaagcaggtaaaagaccttacttattgcgatgttacaaagatccggcctatccatcatgagcactttagcaaagcagcaaaagttatgACCGGGATCAGCAGATCGATGCGTGAAGTCACATTGTGCAGCTCCACTTTAATCCATGTCAGACGTGTTCCTGTTAAATCCGTGTGACACTCGGCGCACATGTGACGCCTCTTtggatgtttgaaatgttgtggCGCTCAGACGGTGACGTCGATAAGGAAAGTGAGATTCAACaagtgaaagaaagaggaagagtgaCTTAGTGAGTGATTTCAGGAGAGGAACAAAGACGCAGCTCCAACTACACCGCCTCTATTTTCTATCTCGTGTCTTTCAAAGAGCGTCTGGGAAACTTTGACATggaactgatttatttatttctcaacCAGTAAGGAGCAAGTTCATCCAGTTTAAAGGCCTACTGGGAGAAACCTGAGAGCGCTGCTGTACTGCTTCTTCTTTTACGATGacttcctctttgtgtttttaaaatctgtgaaaatgtaaaatcactCAAACGTTCCCCTCTCTTCGTTCTCCTGCAGGTGAGGTGAAGATGGTCGACCGGCTTGCCAACAGCGAGGCCAACTCCAAGCGGATCGCGGTGGTGGAGGGTTGCTTCGGCGCGGCCGGGCAGCCGTTGGCGATCCCGGGCCGCGTGCTGATCGGCGAGGGCGTCCTCACCAAACTGTGCCGGAAGAAGCCCAAGGCGCGACAGTTCTTCCTCTTCAACGACATCCTCGTGTACGGGAACATCGTCATCCAGAAGAAGAAGTACAACAAGCAGCACATCATCCCGCTGGAGAGCGTCACCATCGACACGGTGCCCGACGAGGGCGACCTGCACAACGGCTGGCTCATCAAGACGCCCACCAAGTCCTTCGCCGTGTACGCCGCCACCGCCACGGAGAAGTCCGAGTGGATGAACCACATCGGGAAGTGTGTCGGCGACCTGCTGCAGAAAAGCGGCAAGTCCCCGACGGGCGAGCACGCCGCCGTCTGGGTGCCCGACTCCGAGGCGACGGTGTGCATGCGCTGCCAGAAGGTGAAGTTCACGCCGGTCAGCCGCCGCCATCACTGCAGGAAGTGCGGCTACGTGGTGTGCGGGCCGTGCTCGGATAAGAAGTACCTCCTGCCCAGCCAGTCGTCCAAACCGGTCCGAGTCTGCGAGTTCTGCTTCGTGCAGCTGACGTCGGGAGGCCTCTCCATCCGCTCGGACTCCATCAGCCGGCCGGGGTCAAAGTtcaacagcagcaacatgtcGGACGACGACGACGAAGACGACAGCAGCGACTGAGAGACGAAAACGCTCCTCCTGACGTCATCGTCCACACGTCCAGGAGGAActactttctctcctctcagatGGTCGGTCGTTCTCCGCCTCTTGAGGATTAATTCTCTCCGGAGGTCaaaccaaaatgttttattgtttttttttttgttttttttccagctgggATTAACCTCTTCCTGATTAAACAATCACATGTGGAATATACTGGATGACCTGCAGGACTCCAGGAAATAGTCCGCCCCGCCCCCCGTCTCTGTTGACTGTTAATCAGGCTGCAGCTCGTCACTACAGAACACAGCGGTGCTAACGAGAAGCATCACGACCCCCTCCacctttctcttcctttttaatgacctttgaccttttaatgACCGTGAACTACACGTGATGACTGCTCGTCATTTCTGCAGGGAGATAGCACATGTTTGGTGCTCTAACCTTtatctccctctgtccctcagGTTTGACACCAGAAGAGGCTTATTTTGTAACACACGTTTTGGTATTTTATCGGCCTGTTTTGTAAATCTGTCTCCAGCTTCACGTCGAGCTTAAAAACCCTTTTTtataaataacagaatgtaGACGTTACGCTAAACCCAGAGCTCTTCTAGCTAACCCTAATAATATAGATGCTTCTGACAAATCAGCTGGTCTCTTTGAGTGTTTTGCACCTGAAGACTAACTCTACCTTCGGCCTGTAATGTCACATAGTGCCTTTTAGAAATGCAGCGTTTGGAAAGTGGAGGTTGTTTTTTCTAAGTAACCCAGCGtgcaaaaaaaaccagaaaCTTCCTGACCGGTAGAGCCTGaaacacgtgtgtgtgcgtgcgtgcgtgcgtgcacgtgcgcgtgtgtgtgtgctgcaaactgaaaGGATTAACGAGCAAGAGTTCAGTACAGACTCTCCCTGGAAAGTTTGTTAGCAAGAAGTTTGAATCAGCCAGATAATGATTTAGGAGTGATTAAAAAGCACACGTGAAGAAAGTCAAAGGTCTTTTCTTCCACTGCGGGAACTTCACAACCTGGTTCTAGTTCCTGCTTTCAGTCAGTTTGGGACACCAGGTGATGAACTGGTTgaatgaggtgaagaagaaactGGAGGCTGCAGGAAGCTGAGCTGGAGAGAAGTTCAGTTTTTCCCTCCTAGATTTTGATTCTGACACCTAGAATTTAGTATTCACCAATTCAGGGTCCACTagataaacagataaacagacaaatGAGATACGCTGATATGAGCAGCTGGTGGCTTTCATCCTGAGTCtgcagaaaagtaaaaaaaaaaaaaaaaacctgatttaGTAACCGTGCTGCTTTACTCTGGGAGGGGGGTTCATAGAGCTCTAGGTGTGCACAGCTGACAGATAGAAATTAACGAGTTGCAAAGTTGATATCATCAAAGCAGGGGGCAACATTTTCACAATATGACAAGCAGGGTTGTCAAGGTTACCAGTTTTTAAAACTTATATGATTCTcaaaaccatggcaacaataacAAGTCTTAcagcgtgtcctaacagcacgcggCGCGAGCGTCAGCGACAAAACCAGCCTGAATCTATTGTTTCCTGTTGGAGTGTCCGCCGGTGAAGCAGCGccgtttccccccccccccccccccccgacgcCTTGTTTCTATTTCCCTCTCTGTCGCTCGCGTAGACATGGACGGGGaacgaggaaggaggaaggaggaggcggcggcTCTACACTCGCTCTGA from Labrus mixtus chromosome 11, fLabMix1.1, whole genome shotgun sequence includes the following:
- the plekhf2 gene encoding pleckstrin homology domain-containing family F member 2 isoform X2, producing the protein MVDRLANSEANSKRIAVVEGCFGAAGQPLAIPGRVLIGEGVLTKLCRKKPKARQFFLFNDILVYGNIVIQKKKYNKQHIIPLESVTIDTVPDEGDLHNGWLIKTPTKSFAVYAATATEKSEWMNHIGKCVGDLLQKSGKSPTGEHAAVWVPDSEATVCMRCQKVKFTPVSRRHHCRKCGYVVCGPCSDKKYLLPSQSSKPVRVCEFCFVQLTSGGLSIRSDSISRPGSKFNSSNMSDDDDEDDSSD
- the plekhf2 gene encoding pleckstrin homology domain-containing family F member 2 isoform X1; amino-acid sequence: MQISIRRAGHFLCATTTGEVKMVDRLANSEANSKRIAVVEGCFGAAGQPLAIPGRVLIGEGVLTKLCRKKPKARQFFLFNDILVYGNIVIQKKKYNKQHIIPLESVTIDTVPDEGDLHNGWLIKTPTKSFAVYAATATEKSEWMNHIGKCVGDLLQKSGKSPTGEHAAVWVPDSEATVCMRCQKVKFTPVSRRHHCRKCGYVVCGPCSDKKYLLPSQSSKPVRVCEFCFVQLTSGGLSIRSDSISRPGSKFNSSNMSDDDDEDDSSD